The genomic region TGCGTTAATTAAGGTTATAGGTACCTCTATGTAGTCACCTTCGCACACCTGGGATATACTTGCTGTAGTTGCAAGGTTAATATCTTCACTGTGCATGCTTGATAGGTCTCGCGTAAAGGTTATACTTCTGGAACTGTTCTTTTTCAAAACCTCAAAGatgaatttgttaataaaaatcGACTTTTTACCAGACCCAGCCATATTTTTGGAGCCGGAATTTAAgtttttcatattttttgaGGATTTGCGATTAAAAAGTCCAAACATATCTTTACCATCCCTAGACTTAATGGATTCATTCCCGTTTGGTGTAGTATCTTTCCCAGGCTTTGACATATTAGTCATTGAGTGATATGAGTATGTATAAccaaatgaatttttatgCATTGTACACTGCGGTTCAACCTTTGCTCTAATAATTACATCGATTCTCATTGCCTTTATGGCAGTGAGTACTGGTTGGAACAGTATGTAGCTACGGTCGTAGGTCAACATGTCTCTgtatgtatttttaaatgcGTCTACTATTACTTCAGAACGTGATACCATGACGTCTGTTACGTTCTTATACCAGCCTTTACTGACTTGGCGGCACAATGAGATTTCCATACCTGTTAAATACTCAACTACTTGGTTAAATACTCTTGGGCCCATCATACTCCAACTACTATTCATCATTCCCCAACCTCTTTTCTCCACCAATTCCCATATACATCTCTCGATAGATGGTTTTCCATCTGTTTGTTTACCTCCGATTATGAACTTTCTTCCACTTCTGATAATATCTCGATCTTCAGATTCATCTTGTTGTACAGACTGAAATGTTGATCCTTTTGATATGCCAACATTATTTGAACGGCTCatctaaaattatattaacatATGTTATTGGAAATTATTAAGGTATAAACTTACTCTTCTCGAGTCCATTGGTAAATCTACCATTCCATACCCTAGATAATTAGGCTCATTGGATACATGATCATCTGATGGCTTACTCTGTAATGAATTCTCACGTATAGGTGACCTTGGtgtatttaatttactcTTAGTGGATGATTTCTTCAACAAAATCTTATCCTTCTGAGGTGTATAGCTTGATGAGGGAAGGTTATGGCGTTCATATTTGGTTTTTTCGAATTTAGAGTCATCTACATCATCCGTGGTATCAGATTTTACTTCATCGTCCTTCGAATGTTTAGCGGTTTTTAAAGAGGCATCGCAACTTGGTGTAGTATGATCCGCCTGGCTGTTTCTCGAAGGGTCATTGACATAgtcaaatatattttgCCTTCTTCTGAAACTAAAACAACGAATTCTTCTCGGTTGTTGTCTGGAACCAGccatttttaaatctatATGATACTAGAACTTTCGTATCAGAAAGGAGGGAACCTAGGTCCAGTTCTGgactataaatttaaataatcataattgaaattaaaacaaacATATACAAAACTTAAAACAATGAGAATGTATACTATATCAGTTAATTACTCTTACTTAAGTAAATTCACCTcacataatattattaattcaaaTTATACTTTAATCACACAAGATTTACAATTTTCGcaatttcttatttttaataaaatttagcTGTGGTCGtttgttatttatacaCCTTGTTTACAACATCTGTGATCTTCGGGGCATGTGATActattttaaatgttttcacacatttaaacattttagttaaatatatttgctaatttattttttaaacgCTTTCCTGTTAATGATTCGATtccttaaatttatataaatatcGAGGTTATTTATTACGACCTTGAAAGTACAGTTTACAAGATTAACTGAACTTTccatttatatttaatttattaaaatattttaaattaatagaaaaaaagaattttagttattaacaactttataataatattgaagTAGTGATTTAATGTATATGATCCATAGGTGTGTTAAACaaacaattaaaaaaataaaatagCACAATCAAAAAtccatttatatattaaaattttatataaacaaatttagtCACTTGATTCTTAATATTTAAGATattatattagtatatttttCATGTTGTTGAGTTGAAAAATAGTTTAACAgaattgtaatattaaaaaaacacAATTTCGATATTAAGTGTGTTATACAAGATATTAAAGTGATTATTAAACAATGATGTTCagaaataatttgttgATTTTATCCATGTGACCTATGGGGGTTTGtacataaaattacattatattagttttttaatttgtcAAGATTTACCAAACatctaaaatttattttagataCTTTCCCCAATTTATGTGTAGAGATATTTAATATCACTAGTAAACGCCCTGTTTCTGGTGTATTAAATAAGTTTCTGCGAATGTAAcacaaaatatatttatttgtagactataaaacaattattattgcagtttattatttttaaaagaacggtgttataaaaaaatacGATTTCCCTGAAATTTACGTTCAAAATTTATAGTTGGAACAAGATATAGAAATGACgcaaaattttaattcgGACAACAAAAATAACCCCAAAAATAACACTAACGAAACGAACCAAAATGCTGTCCCCGAAGAGGACCTAGAACAAAAGGAAAGAAAATATCTAAACCGCCTCCTGGTTGAAGATGCACTTAATGACGACAACTCTGTCGTGGCACTTAACCCGAAGAGGATTGACGAATTAGGATTATTCAGAGGTGACACGATACTACTGAGGGGAAAAAAGAGACGCTCAACAGTCTGTATAGTTTTGGCAGACAACGACCTCGACGAGACCAAAGCACGAATGAACAAAATAGTTAGAAAGAATCTTAGAGTAATGCTTGGAGACTTCGTGAGAGTTTCACCATGCCCAGATGTTCCATACGGGAAAAAAATCCAAGTGCTCCCAATAGATGACACAGTCGAAGGTCTTTCAAAGGAGTCGCTGTTCAACGTGTACCTGAAACCATACTTCCTTGAAAGTTACAGACCAGTGAAGAAAGGAGATTTGTTTCTAGTCAGAGGAGCTTTTAAGGCAGTTGAGTTCAAGGTAGTGGAGGTAGACCCAGGCGAGTACTGCATAGTTGCACCAGATACCATCATTTTCCACGAAGGTGACCCGATAAAACGTGAGGACGAGGAGAAGCTTGACGATGTGGGTTATGATGATATTGGAGGATGCAGAAGACAAATGGCCCAAATTAGAGAAATGATTGAATTACCTCTAAGACATCCTGGATTATTCAAAACACTAGGAGTTAAGCCTCCAAGAGGAGTACTACTTTACGGACCACCAGGTACTATactttcatttttatattatagtatatatttacatatttataaaatgttgataatttttaagGGAGTGGAAAGACTTTAATTGCAAGAGCAGTGGCTAATGAAACTGGCGCGTTTTTCTTCCTGATTAATGGCCCTGAAGTAATGAGTAAAATGGCAGGAGAAGCTGAAAGTAACCTTCGTAGAGCATTTGCAGAGGCAGAGAAAAACGCACCCTCGATCATATTCATTGACGAAATCGATTCAATAGCACCAAAAAGAGAAAAAACAAACGGTGAAGTGGAGCGCAGAGTTGTTTCTCAATTGCTAACACTCATGGACGGCTTGAAAGGTAGAGGCCAGGTCGTGGTTATTGCCGCAACTAACCGCCAAAATTCAATTGACCCAGCACTCAGAAGATTTGGCCGTTTCGATAAGGAAATTGATATAGGTAATGAATATTTGTaagttaataattataattaggTGTGCCTGACGACCAGGGTCGCTtggaaattttaaagatcCACACGAGGAACATGAAGTTGGACCCTCAGGTCAAATTGGAAGAGTTGGCTGCAAACTCACACGGATTTGTTGTatgttttatatatattacgTTTTTctgaatatatttaatttaattttggTTTAGGGTGCTGATTTGGCCCAGCTATGTACTGAAAGTGCATTGAGCTGTATTAGGGAGAAGATGGGTGTAATAGACTTGGAAGATGATACCATAGATTCAAGCATTTTGGACTCTTTGGCGGTTACACAGGAACATTTTAACAACGCAATGAACACTTGTAACCCATCATCACTTCGTGAAACGGTCGTTGAGATTCCAAATGTTAAGTGGGAAGATATAGGAGGTCTGGAGCAAGTTAAAGCCAGTCTTAGAGAAATGATCCTCTACCCAATTGAGCATCCAGAAAAGTTTGAAAAATTCGGAATGTCACCCTCAAGAGGCGTTTTATTCTACGGCCCACCAGGTActtttaacattttataataaatataattgcgtataattaatttgtagGTTGTGGTAAGACTCTTTTAGCCAAAGCTGTCGCCTCAGAATGCAGTGCCAATTTCATATCTGTAAAAGGTTCTTGATTTTccatcaaaattattaaatatttatataatttattaatttataatgaATAGGACCTGAATTGTTAACAATGTGGTTTGGTGAGTCTGAAGCTAATGTTAGAGAAGTGTTTGACAAG from Theileria annulata chromosome 1, complete sequence, *** SEQUENCING IN PROGRESS *** harbors:
- a CDS encoding transitional endoplasmic reticulum ATPase (CDC48) (Tap349e08.q2ks7.C.cand.12 - score = 91.68), which produces MTQNFNSDNKNNPKNNTNETNQNAVPEEDLEQKERKYLNRLLVEDALNDDNSVVALNPKRIDELGLFRGDTILLRGKKRRSTVCIVLADNDLDETKARMNKIVRKNLRVMLGDFVRVSPCPDVPYGKKIQVLPIDDTVEGLSKESLFNVYLKPYFLESYRPVKKGDLFLVRGAFKAVEFKVVEVDPGEYCIVAPDTIIFHEGDPIKREDEEKLDDVGYDDIGGCRRQMAQIREMIELPLRHPGLFKTLGVKPPRGVLLYGPPGTILSFLYYRSGKTLIARAVANETGAFFFLINGPEVMSKMAGEAESNLRRAFAEAEKNAPSIIFIDEIDSIAPKREKTNGEVERRVVSQLLTLMDGLKGRGQVVVIAATNRQNSIDPALRRFGRFDKEIDIGVPDDQGRLEILKIHTRNMKLDPQVKLEELAANSHGFVGADLAQLCTESALSCIREKMGVIDLEDDTIDSSILDSLAVTQEHFNNAMNTCNPSSLRETVVEIPNVKWEDIGGLEQVKASLREMILYPIEHPEKFEKFGMSPSRGVLFYGPPGCGKTLLAKAVASECSANFISVKGPELLTMWFGESEANVREVFDKARTSAPCVLFFDELDSIGTSRGNNVGDAGGAGDRVMNQLLTEIDGVGAKKNIFFIGATNRPNLLDEALLRPGRLDQLIYIPLPDLPARVSILNAILKKSPVADNVPISYLAQKTNGFSGADLAEMCQIAARAAIRDAIKHEEMMNNTTDQNNNAMPNGTEFKYEITRKHFQEGLANARHSVTSSDITKYDAFRTKFDPLYKNRNAATPNDIDFDWPENDEVIMDPIEEDDLYS